The segment AGAACAGTTTTGTGTATGTAAAAACACATCTATTTCACACTGCCTACAAAAGGTACAAAAGTTAGGCCCGATCCTCCAGCTCTTACTCATTAACTTCATTGGGACTATTCTAATGAGTAAGAAATACAGGGCTGGACCCATATTTATAATTTCAAAGACTTAAGAACAAATCATTTTGGTTTTGCAAGTAAGTCTGAATTCAGTaaggagattttttaaaaagtcacagctAATGTGAAAgatattttcccattaaaataaaagtggcTCTGGTTGATCTGATCTACCTTTCTAGGAGAATTTGTGTTTTATAGACCATCACAAAATGGTCTGAAGTTCAGATCCTCAAGTATTTTATGATttgtctgaaaaaaatgtttaatatagATTTTAGCCTTATCTgctcagtacacacacacacacacacacacacacacacacacacacacacacacacactaatagaAAATTAAAATTCTCATTCATGTATCTTCTTTAACAGTTAATTGGACTTACTTAGCACTGTGATGTTCAACCTTTGGCTACTTATCTTCTCATAGGAGTGACGGTTGCTAGCTTCGCATCTGTATTCTCTCAAATCATGTAATGTTGTTTGTATGTCCCTGAATTCAGCATACGTATTATCCAATACTGTGATGGTCTGAATACTTCTGTTTCCTCTGAAGAGTGTATAATTTATAGGTGGAGTTCCAAAAACGGATTGACAACGTAGGAGTAGAGTATCCCCTAACACCATCTCAGTGGATGAATTGGAAACAGAAAGAACTGGCTTTGAGACTGGCGCTAAAAGAGGGAAAATGTTATTGAAGTTGTATTAGGGTAAGTCCTAGTACCAGTAATTAATTGAAGACTGCTACATTAATGTAGACATGATCTATAAAACATATGCTACTTATTTGTTCCAAGTGATAAAGGAAGCCCCGCACATTGGCTGCATGAGTGTACTGCTAGCAAACAACTTGATTTCCTTACGGTGCGGTCCTCCATGATCAAGATAACATCTGCCTCCTACTGAGATCTGGGAAGATTgctgagggcagggtgggggtgaagcagagggGAGCTAAATCAAGGCAGAAGTGGATAGAGTTTCAGacaaaaattgaaacaaaatacaggactatgtagcactttaaagactaacaagatggtttattagatgatgagctttcgtgggccagacccacttcctcggatctgaggaagtgggtctggcccacaaaagctcatcatctaataaaccatcttgttagtctttaaagtgctacatagtcctgtattttgtttcagctacaccagactaacacggctacatttctatcactattcgacAAAAATTGGTGACTGAAAAGGTGTTTAGGGTATGGCCAACTACTGAGAAAGTTAAGATGAGGTAGGATAGAGGGGAAGGACAATGGGAGAAGGATGCAGCAAGCTTTTGAAGAGAGTGAAGGGGCATGGAAAGGGGAAGACTTACTGATTTCCTTCCCTGATTATTGCTGGCCCTGGAAAAAGCTAATGAGTGTGCATCAGATCAGAGCTAGTTCTGTATGTCTAGTGACTACAAGAAAGTCAATAGAAAGTGACTTGCTGTTTGCAATTCAAGGGTTGCAGTCTGACCCTGCAAACCACTGGGCTACTGATCTGCACAAGtgttttgcaggattgggcctttaAATCTCTTTATCAACTCACCGTAAACAGTTATCTGTACAGGGTTACTCTCCTTGATGACTCCTTTTATCTCAGCTCTGCAAACATAGGATCCGGTATCATTCACCCGGGCTGTGATAGTGAGGTTGCTGGAACTTTTCAATAAGATGCCGTTCTCTGGAGGTCTCTTTATGATAGAGTATTTTGCATTAAGGGAGCCATTAATATGGCACCATAGGTTTAAACTCTGATTCTCATCTAAGTCAGTCAAAGAAGGAGTCAATATTGGCTTGGAGAACAACTCTAGACAACAAATATAGAGAACGGAGAGAATTAATTCAGGTTGTGCATAGGGGCGAAGTAGCTACACTTCCCAAACTATCTGGGCAAAGGACACAATGAAATGAAAAGGGGCTGCGGTGCATTAGCTATTTTTATCCATCAATGAGGTACGGGCACATAGACTATTGCCATCCCAGGGCATCCTTTTATGGCCTGGGGTGGCCCTGCAGgaaccctgcctcagtttcccagaatAATACGGTCTTTAAAGTAATACCCCTCTCGATAAAATTcagctccccccaaaaaagtcccTTTTCTGCTCACCCCTCAAGTTTCAAGTCCTTTTGGGGACTATGTTCCAGGCCTGGCCTCCCTAGCCCATAGATTGTTGACCCAGGTTCAGTGGTTTCCCCTTTCTGGGGCTCTGTCCAGGCTGAGTTCTTCCCCCCGACTCATCAATTTCTCCTTCAGACAGATTTCCCCTTGGAGCTTCCTTTTGAGTCACCTTCCAGTCACGACTCAGGCTCTTGATCTTTCCCAACTGGGTCTAATAACCCCCAAATTGTGTCTCTGGTAACAGGGAAAGAAGGGAGCTTTTGCCCCTCCCATTCTACAAGGCTCCTGGTCCCAGATCTTTAAAGAAATGATGGTCTAGGATGACCCTAAACCAAGGCTGGGCAAAAATGCAGCCTGCGAGCTACATCTGGCCCACCACGTGGCTGGATCCGGACCATAGGAacctcagccagctccccacctggtCTGTCCCCGCTCCGCACTCAGAAAAGCCAGCTGCGGGGGTCTGTGAACACTGCAagctcaggggaggggaagaggcttctcatggtgctcctgcccccaacaaaatcttgcagctcccaagacgtagaatcatagaatcatagagttggaagagacctcaggaggtcaagtccagccccctgctctaggcaggaccaatcccaactaaatcaacccagccagggctttgtcaagccaagacttaaaaacctctatggatggagactctactacttccctagggaacccattccagtgcttcactaccctcctagtgaaatagtttttcctaatatccaacctggacctctccccccacaacttgagcccattgctccttgttctgccatttgtcattactgagaacagcctctctccatcctctttggaacctcccttcagtaagttgaaggctgctatcaaatcccccctcactcttcgcttctgcagactaaacagacgtAACTCCCTCAgccctcctcataggtcatatgctccagcataTTCagccttaatcattttggttgccctccactggaccctctctaatgcgtccacatccttttgtagtggggggcccagaactggacacaatactccagatgtggcctcaccagagccgaataaaggggaatttacatttcccttcccctcccccaaccccggttataaaatacttggtttctgttatttctctccagctcatcatttgatgaagtgagttttacccatgaaagctcatgatactatatatatttttgtaagtccctaaggcgccacaggactacttgttattttaaaagaacagaTCAGAGAAATACTGATGGCTGGTAATATAAGATCCTAGTTTAGATTAAACCGATTAGATAAAATAGGTATTCACCCAATTTCCACATGCTGTTGGCCATGTTGTTaaaagcagggctcgccaagccgcggcaagccccgctcgccagccacgctgtccagcaatctgcgcatgcgcagatcgatCTCTTCCGgattgtaatctacttgccatgggcgagtagattacatagaatatcgagccctggttataaggATATTCTGCATATGACAGTATTAAAACCCTGGGAAAcatcagtattccctgtaagctgaacacttgggcagccacctagtagagtcaaatgctgcccagctgatttgcagtcaaccacagctggcagcatgtgtttctattggtggtgcacatctgcacatgcaccgatgcatataaaatgtattctgcacattcATGGGAAAAAATTAGTGGGAACACCAATCTTCATTCATTATAACAtaagaaaaacaacaataaaCTCATGCAAGGTCCCAGCTTGGGCGTGGCACCACTGTCTTCTACTGTAGCAGTGCGCAACCTTTTTTCAGACGTGACCCCAATATACTCGTGTTGCGACCCCTAAGATAATTTGAGCAGCACAGCTCTAAGATccggccagctgggggctggggctgggcctggtcaTTGGCAGCCCCGCAGTGCAGCACGGAACTTAGATCCGGCCAGCCGGGGGCTGGGCTCAGCCATTGGCGGCCCCCCAAAAAGACATCTGCAACCCCCTTGGGGGTTGCAACACATGGATTGCACACCACTGCTCTATTGGATGAAATGAGACTTGCCCAATGGCAAGTCATAGAGTTTGTAAAAACATTCTCCTTTAGCTGAAATAATAGAAGAGTAATTGTGCTTCTGGAGCAGATGGATATGTTTAACCCCGTTGTCATGGTGAAGTTCCAAATGCCCATGACACGCAGTTTAATGACAACCATGAAACACCCGGTTGCCAGGGATTTGTCAGTACCTGCGCCTGGTACAGTATTTTACAATTTCAAACTATTTGTTAACGTCTCAGAAAGTATTACTATCTTCATTCTATCATAGCAGCAAACCAAAATTCAACACCCGGTGGATGTACCATGTCTGGACTATGGTTCTTcttcaagggcaccatttcagaagagtgcgagaggagggaggcagcatCTGTATATCAGGGAGTATCAGGGATTGAGGGAAAAGTACTTGGATTCCGTAGATTACTCCTCTActccctcccttcaccagccaggagtgagaggcatgggcagaatccaagtactttcccctcactccctaatagtcaggggaatgggaagaaaagcaagccacatcctcgtacacatggctgctgcccccattCTGCTCTCCTGAAATGGCAGCCTTGCCCTTCTCCAGCACTGGATGAGACAAAATAATTTTGTaattgggatttaaaaaaataatcactctccttccccccagccctaaGTAAACTTAGTCACCTTTGTAGTACAAATAGGATCTTTGCTGAACGGCAAGCAGTGATCGGGTGCAGATCCTCAAAGTTAtccaggtgcctaactcccattgaaaaatcagtgggagttagacacctaaatacctGCGCCTGAGCGTCAgccaggattagaactcaggaaATGTGCATTTGAGTGTCACTTTCGTGAGCGATGCAAGATCTAGAATGACCGGCACTCCTACCTGGCACAACAATGTTTATGCTGCTGCTTTTCGACACTCCCCCCAGTTCCACTTTGCATGTGTAATTGCCATTGTTTTCTACTGTGGCTATTGCAGAGTAAGTGACAGAATTCTGTCCGcgtgtactgttcaatatctttctgTCTCTCTGGATGAGAATTTCAATGTCCTGATTCCGGACTTGAACCGTTGTACATTCAATGTCAATTCTGTCTCCTTCTGTGATGTTCTGTGGGGGCCTGACAGTCATCTTAGGTTTTGAAAATGGTTCTGAAATGCAATAGATATAAAATTATTCGGACaacttcctctttttttaaaagaaaatatttgtgtGGGGGGATAAGgtgggaaaggaaaagggaaattggATACCATTCTTCTTGAGGAACAACATGGTTTTAGGCAAGGTCATTCATGCACAGATGTGATTTTCACTTTAAGTAAGAAGGTTTATGAAAATGTGAATGAATTTCTAGGAACCCTTGGTATTAATTTCAGACTTTCAAAAAGCATTTGACAGTTTAAATTGGGATACAATGTGGAAAATTGTTAGGCAGTATGGAATTTCAATTAAACTTATCAATATAATGAAGCCATTTTACACTAATTCCAAATATTATATTAAAAGGGATAGAGGATTAAGTAAGTAATTCGAAATTAAGACAGTGGGAAGGCAACAGTGCTTCCTGTCTCCATTCTTTGTTCTTAGTCATCATTGATTATGGCCTCAAGCAATGTAAATATAATCCATATGGCTTAAAGTAGAATCATTCAAGATTATTTGATCTAGATTTTGCCGATGACATTGCTCTTCTGTGTGAAAATGCTGAAGGATGTCAAGCATGCATAGATGAAGTTAAAGAAATGATGAAGAAAGTAGGACTGATTCAATGTAAAGAAATGTAAAACCATGATAAACAGAGATATGGATTTAAACATCAAAACTGATGATGAACAGCTAGAGAGGGAAGATGGTTTCAAATATGCACAATAAGCCAAGATGGCATACGCTCAGAGAATACAAGAATAAGGATTGGCAAAGAAAATCCAGCTACAATTGCAGAAAGACTCCAACAATCTTTGATCCTGCAGATTTTCATCCTCTTTGCTAATGACAATAACAAATGTCATACAGTGCCTGGTATGGACGCATATGTTGCATATCCATCAAGACTTTTGTATATTTGAGTGAGTGTCCTAAAAATAGACACAGTACTACAAGCAATGGGAGGGACTATTCCCTGAGTACTGAGTACATACCTATGGTTCTGGGTGGGTATGTCCTGGAGGTGGCTAGTCCCTCCCACCACTTGAGTCGCCATGGCTGCGCTCCATTGGTAGGGCACCACCTCAAATCAGCACTAGCACATACATGTCTCCTAAAGCTGGAAACCATAGCTCTAGCCCAAAGAGCGGACATGTCCTCAGTCTAGTCTCAAGCAGTtcttccctgcctcttccagtCTCGGGCACCCTCCTTTATGCCCCATTGAGAGTCAATTGGCCCCTCTTAAAGGTGCCCATCACCCTGTGACACAAGCAAAGAAATGCAAAGGCACAAACTGAgcacacgtctacactacaaaattaaattGATCTAACTTAGGTCCACATACAGCCATCCCAGTAATCACATTCCTTGTAGGCTcactgatggggggggagggcaaagggagcaggtgccctggggcctggtgctCCTGGACAACaccactgcagcagcagtagtggctggaaccctgggccctttaaattgcctttGAAGTGCTACCTTGGGCTCTCTGGGTGGCTCTAAGgactggcgggagggggggtttACCGCCCTCTGGGCAATTCTGAGGGCTGGTATGTGGGAGAGGCcacagcatgctccaggcagcacagagagttggctgcccctggccctgccccttctgcctgagactcccccccttccaggagcatgaaaCCAGGCCCtacccaccttgcccagaggtgtatggaggctgttggctcccctgataGCTGGTGTGTTTTTCCACTTTACCTTAGTGGTTCATGTCCTCACCAGGAGTGcttgtgtaactgccaccaggcagatttgaaccggggacctctggagcttagtatggGAACCTctatcctctgagctaaaagccagctggctctcaggccATGCTGTAGACGCTACagtgtagaggtctcttgttcttatctgttgctgtggtctaagtgctacTGCGTGGGACAGAGAACCAAACTAGGTGCGTGGGTTACACTTGCACCAATTGAACTGTCAGCATGGGGCATTGTGAGACAGCTTCTGAAAGCCAGTAACAGTCGATGTAAGCAATGCAGTGTCTGCACTGACACTGTATCAACCTAACTACACTGATACTGATTCTGTCTCTCTTATGGATATGGATTTGTGAGGTCGGTGTAGCAGGAAAGTGACATCAATGGGAGAGAGATTTTAGTAGACACTTACATAGTTAGGTCAACATAAGTTGCCTAGAGTCAACTTACTTTATAGACTAGACCAGTTCTAAGCAACTTACCCACAACTGTAACAAGTGTCATATTACTGGGGTCTGATGTGGAAATACCAAATGGTGACATAACCTGGACAATACATTGAAAATTCAATATTGAATCCCCCTCTTGGACTGGAAAGTCAACAGATGCAAAGTTTTCCCTTAATTCTTGCTTctttttggtttgtttcttttgatCCGGCAAGAGTTTGTCGAACAGGAAAATGAAGGGAGGCTTTTCTTCTGGTTCTTCACATCGTAAAGTCACAACTTCACCCTCCGTTACCTCTGTTTTCAGGGCAGTCAATTTTGGCTGGAACAGccctttggaaagaaaacaagcAAATATAATTAGACAAATCTAAAGCAGAAGTTCTCTCTGGCATTTGTACTAGTGGCTATTCTAGAGTATGGGCAGAATCAATCTGATCCCAGACTTAGGCCAGATTTTTACAGTTGGCCAAAGTCTGGAATAAGACACTCAGGAAGTTTAGGGCAAGTATTATGCTGTATGGGTGGGCATTCCGATCATGCTGCTGTGACCAGTGAATCAAGACTTCTCTCGTCCCATCATTCTGCAACATTGAACATTCCACAGGGTACTTTCCTAGCAACCTTAGATGATGTTTGTTCTACCAGTATATGGTACTGGCAAAGTGCTCCCTGTGTGAATGTAGCCTTCgctcagtggggctggagcaccagaggagtgaagtgtttcATTTGGGAGCCACATCGATACATCAGTGAGGTTTGGGATATTTGGAGGTGTTTTTTTTCCTCactgtgtggtccccagctgatttttcagtggcccctgacccaaaaaaggttaccAATTCTTGccacaaataaagaaaacatgggaaccttttgtgttggacatatacAACTCACTGATGTATCGATGTATAGatattttacttgatttaaaatgaagtttgataaactaacatgagaaagttagagcttaatctatttaataatttaaattactaTTTCCTGACTGGttaattaaaccattctccctagctacaGCACTAGCAAGATGGCTTGGgcttaattatgtaattaatggcaagtttccattagcaactggtggtccacggaaaggtttgcattgagccaggtgggccataggacaaaaagtttgagaacggTCATTAAGAACACTTCCCCATCAACACTTCTAACTCCCACATCAGAACAAGCAACAGGTAAAATCTGATTTCTCCATTTGGATATTGGAACAGGGGATACTGGTCatttaggacagtggttctcaagctaGGATACGTGtacccatagccccccccccccatgccaatGAGTGCCAGATGCAAAGGATCTGGAGTGGAGATCTTCCatgggcctgctgggtgaccttaggCCAGGctcttcacctctctgtgcctcagcaaCACATTTTGAGAACTCCAGATGAAAAGTGCTTCAGTATTATTATTAATGTACATTGAGAGAGTACGGGTTgctcctccctggtctggcaccctcgggacctgaccggttctgGATCAGggattttccagaccaggggaggtcatttctggaccccccTGACaccagtctcttccagcccctctTGCTGGTCCCCACTGCCCTGTCAGCCCCCACTGCAGCGCTCAACAGCCCTGCCACCTCCATGCGCACCAGGCTCCCGCTGCAGCACTAGCACATGTGGGGCTCCCAGTGCCCTGCCCAGAAACCCCACTGCCACATGTCTGTTTCCTACTGTTCTGCCATCCCGCAAAGGCTCCCAGGCACTAGCTCTCCACCAGGACTTTCTGATcctgaaacatccatggtcctgttaagagagtttcaacctatagGACATAATCTACCCTGCTTTTTGTAACATAAAAGACTGCCACAGTTGGAAGGGTACTTACCCTCCACTTGAACTTCCAAATCAttgctgctttttgtttttccttttgcgTCCACGGTGCACCGATAGCTTCCTGAATCCACTAATCGAGCTGGGAATATTTTGTGACGTGCTTGGACGTCCTTCAACGTGGTGTTGTGCACAAGATTGTCgtctttgtaaaataaaaaagtgAGCTCCATCTGGAAGCTGGTGCTTTTGCTAATGTCCGCAGAGCAGTTCAGTTGGATTGACTTTCCATTTGTCACTTTGTGGGATGGGCTAGTGAGTGTCACTTGGTTGATGGTCACTTGAAAGGGGAACGGAGAGACAAAAGTCGCATTTAGTTTCAGTCTGACCAAAGCCCTGTTTGTTCTCTGATGTTGCTATGTAAAGCTCATTACAATTGCTAAAGGCTGAGAACTCTATGAAATAGGCACTGTCCTACTTTATTGGGGGGGACCATATTTCCTTCAGTTGAGTACAGGATACTTGATAAAATTACTTGTAGTCAGGTGAGTTCTACAGCAATCAATCAAAattgtgctgtacaaacattcaaattataaGGTTGACTGAGCCCCTGTGAGGCATAAATACTGAATAACTGGAATCCTTTGTAGTTACTTTCTTGTCTTTAAGGCTTTAGAGTTCACAGGaggagatacacacacacacacacacactcactcccgTACACCTCTCTCACATAGGCAGGTGACCGACCATCCGGACTCTCCCTGGCTGACGCTCTCCACCCTCCTTGCCTGACTGGGTCCCCAGGGTAGACTCACCTCTCCTGGTACCTGGAGCCTCTTCTTCCCAAGGCAAAACATGGGGGAAGGGACACAGAGTCACTGGAAAGGGGTATGGAGGAGCAGTGGGCCTGGGAGGCAAAAAGGAGCAAAGCAGAGAGGGGAAGCAAGAGCAGGAGCATGTAAAGAATCAATGAGCGGTCAGCAGAAGCAATAAGTAACTGGCTGCCATCTGGCACCTGTTCACACTCACCAGCCACCACTGCTCGCAGTGCACAGTCAGTGCCGCCCGGAAACGGGATGGGGCGGGACCCTGCTGGCCAAGAGCTGGCATGCAGTAGGGACTGTGCTGATGGACCAGTAGGGGGAGCAGTTGACCCCATGCACTGCTTTGCCCCACCACCAGCTTTGCACACCCCAAAACCATCGTGGGGCACTGAACCCCCTCACTCATCACTGATAGGCCAGCAGCTGGCAAGCGGGGATCTGGCTagcagcaggacccaccagtaGTAATGGggggaagatagaaaatatgggacaatttgcctgtttttaagaaaaagtcggGACACCTGCAGAGGGGCTTAAATAAAAggttgtccctttaaaaatggtaCTTCTGGTCTCCCAATACTTTCTGGCCTTGAGTCTGCAACTGGAACCACACAGGCAGTCTCCCACTGAAATGTATGGGGCTCCAAGCAGGTGAAAAGATCCATTCAAGTGCTTGTGATTGCAGAATCAGTGTCTATGTTTGTATAATGCCTTGCGCAATGGATCCCCAATCAGATGTGTCAGTGCTACCCCAAAACAAATACAATTCCAGTTATCTGAattcccttttttcaaaaatcctCATCTGAATTCacagcagtttccccccttagCCCTATATTATTTAATAGCACTTCTGTTTATCTGAAACCTGGTCATTTGAAACTTTTGGATGTCTAGCAGGCTTTTAGGATATATGTAATTACACTGTGTTACCACTACTGTCTTAGCCCACCTCTCACATCCATTGTTTAAGGATTTTTGTGATTAAAGCTCAAGCAGGATCGGCTTGAGCCATTCTTGTGTCCCGGACAGCGGGCGCACAATGCATGCACGGCTCCGCCCCGGGTGCACTGCACATgcgcgccccgccccctggcacgcgatgcaccttacagctgcaatcgggcacgtgacgtcccttacagctgccatcaggcacctcACATAGGTTGGCTCCCAAGGCAGCTTCCCAGCTAGCCCCtgccccccttaatccggccctgagttCAAGGTTCCCCTTCTATCTAGAAAAAATTTTCATTTTCAAGCAACACATCTGTACAAtgaagtaggttttttttttttaattacaagaaGAAATGGAGAACAGGGAAGGGGAAAAGCAATTTTGAGCAGTTTTGCCTGTTTCTGTGATTATTTTGCAAAGCCCTCACTTTAACATGCCACTCAGGAAAAAAATGAAGTCCTTGTCCACACTGGTCAGAAGAAACACCTAGGAACCATTCTGGCACCAGCTCTATCTCACAGCTGTTGTCACTACCGTCTGAAAAGTCATGTGGCCTAAATACAATCCATGCTGGGCCGTCAACTGAATCCTCTGAGTTAATTCAGCGTTCTAACATAGCCATTGGGTGGGACTGCTTGAAATTCCCTTTCAAATGAGGAGCAGTTAGCTTGCCAAAGATTCTCATAATGTATAACTAAAGAGAATGCTCTTTTGCTTCAGTTATAGTTAAAGATGACCAGACTGGGTGAGATTAGTGTGCAAAGAGTCATCACACACTATACACACTTGAAGTCACGGGGtgggcaggcaataatttttgattgggggcccACTTCAAGAtattggtaagtggtcaaaggctgcacatTTCTATGgagaggatgcagggtctggaacaatgttgggtgcagaaggaagcttggggtaggggactgggtctgagagggagtaggagtgaaggagggggttgtgacctggagcacaggagtggggtgcagggtcagggagggggtttgggcgcaggagaggattctggcctgggggaggagtttAGAAgtaggtgcagagtctgggaggcagTTATGACCTGATGAAGGGGAGGTAcagagtttgggtggtgacatggggcagagagttgggatgtgggagggaatGAAGTGCCAGATGTAAGCTCCAGCCAGGAGGCATTTACCAGggtagctcctggccagcagtccagcaggACTCTCAGGCAGGTGGCCTATATGAGGGGCCTGGCAAGGCAGGCTGTGGGCCGGATACGAAGGCTTGGCAGGGTGGATCCAGCTTGTGGGGCAGTTCTTGATACTCCCCTCCCGCACTTTAAGTCCTACTTAAATGATGCATAAACTTGTGCTGGCACTCAGCTCTAGAATGAATTTACCTCAGATGGAGAACAAACGTGAAGTCTGTAGGAAGTGCTAAGCAGAGAcaggagagaagagaaaagaagTGAGAAAAAGAAATAGCAGGAGAAGAAATGTGGCTGCTTAAAAAGCTAGGGGCATGGTCCGTAAGGGGTTTGTATGAAATACTTCAGAGACTAGTCCGCCCTGTTGAGCTACATGGACATTTCACTATTGATTTCAAACAAGAGCAGGAAGAGGCTGTTTGCAACCAACGTCTGTATTTAACAcctgtattccccccccccccctttccatagTGTTATCTTAAAATGCCACTCCCTCGAAGAGGCAAAAGAGGGGAAGATAAGAGAAGAGGGAATTCTTCACCCCAGAAAGCAGCTGTTTCCTCCTGAAGCTCATGGTAG is part of the Pelodiscus sinensis isolate JC-2024 chromosome 20, ASM4963464v1, whole genome shotgun sequence genome and harbors:
- the PECAM1 gene encoding platelet endothelial cell adhesion molecule isoform X9, giving the protein MYLAVLVILLYCPSLKAQDIVTINQVTLTSPSHKVTNGKSIQLNCSADISKSTSFQMELTFLFYKDDNLVHNTTLKDVQARHKIFPARLVDSGSYRCTVDAKGKTKSSNDLEVQVEGLFQPKLTALKTEVTEGEVVTLRCEEPEEKPPFIFLFDKLLPDQKKQTKKKQELRENFASVDFPVQEGDSILNFQCIVQVMSPFGISTSDPSNMTLVTVVEPFSKPKMTVRPPQNITEGDRIDIECTTVQVRNQDIEILIQRDRKILNSTRGQNSVTYSAIATVENNGNYTCKVELGGVSKSSSINIVVPELFSKPILTPSLTDLDENQSLNLWCHINGSLNAKYSIIKRPPENGILLKSSSNLTITARVNDTGSYVCRAEIKGVIKESNPVQITVYAPVSKPVLSVSNSSTEMVLGDTLLLRCQSVFGTPPINYTLFRGNRSIQTITVLDNTYAEFRDIQTTLHDLREYRCEASNRHSYEKISSQRLNITVLTPIRNVSFGSLLYQEAESGGDITFFCSVKEGSLPINFSIFKQNDKKPLFYESKMSTKVIWQMTSLKKQDTGKYFCEVSNRASLPVRSNLLFINVILAAWQKGFIAAIVLAVIAIAASGFWWYLRKKEKGKHPSVEMSGSTAATNSTSEKPASGQNNDGEFYPVLESVYSEDGENHVKSTDENKDSGGNRHSRIEGSPDAT
- the PECAM1 gene encoding platelet endothelial cell adhesion molecule isoform X2, producing MYLAVLVILLYCPSLKAQDIVTINQVTLTSPSHKVTNGKSIQLNCSADISKSTSFQMELTFLFYKDDNLVHNTTLKDVQARHKIFPARLVDSGSYRCTVDAKGKTKSSNDLEVQVEGLFQPKLTALKTEVTEGEVVTLRCEEPEEKPPFIFLFDKLLPDQKKQTKKKQELRENFASVDFPVQEGDSILNFQCIVQVMSPFGISTSDPSNMTLVTVVEPFSKPKMTVRPPQNITEGDRIDIECTTVQVRNQDIEILIQRDRKILNSTRGQNSVTYSAIATVENNGNYTCKVELGGVSKSSSINIVVPELFSKPILTPSLTDLDENQSLNLWCHINGSLNAKYSIIKRPPENGILLKSSSNLTITARVNDTGSYVCRAEIKGVIKESNPVQITVYAPVSKPVLSVSNSSTEMVLGDTLLLRCQSVFGTPPINYTLFRGNRSIQTITVLDNTYAEFRDIQTTLHDLREYRCEASNRHSYEKISSQRLNITVLTPIRNVSFGSLLYQEAESGGDITFFCSVKEGSLPINFSIFKQNDKKPLFYESKMSTKVIWQMTSLKKQDTGKYFCEVSNRASLPVRSNLLFINVILAAWQKGFIAAIVLAVIAIAASGFWWYLRKKEKGKHPSVEMSGSTAATNSTSEKPASGQNNDGEFYPVLESVYSEDGENHVKSTDENKGPDQESAEVEYTEVEVSTPDPCRAPVKKGTDTVYSDIRKANNDSGGNRHSV
- the PECAM1 gene encoding platelet endothelial cell adhesion molecule isoform X1; translated protein: MYLAVLVILLYCPSLKAQDIVTINQVTLTSPSHKVTNGKSIQLNCSADISKSTSFQMELTFLFYKDDNLVHNTTLKDVQARHKIFPARLVDSGSYRCTVDAKGKTKSSNDLEVQVEGLFQPKLTALKTEVTEGEVVTLRCEEPEEKPPFIFLFDKLLPDQKKQTKKKQELRENFASVDFPVQEGDSILNFQCIVQVMSPFGISTSDPSNMTLVTVVEPFSKPKMTVRPPQNITEGDRIDIECTTVQVRNQDIEILIQRDRKILNSTRGQNSVTYSAIATVENNGNYTCKVELGGVSKSSSINIVVPELFSKPILTPSLTDLDENQSLNLWCHINGSLNAKYSIIKRPPENGILLKSSSNLTITARVNDTGSYVCRAEIKGVIKESNPVQITVYAPVSKPVLSVSNSSTEMVLGDTLLLRCQSVFGTPPINYTLFRGNRSIQTITVLDNTYAEFRDIQTTLHDLREYRCEASNRHSYEKISSQRLNITVLTPIRNVSFGSLLYQEAESGGDITFFCSVKEGSLPINFSIFKQNDKKPLFYESKMSTKVIWQMTSLKKQDTGKYFCEVSNRASLPVRSNLLFINVILAAWQKGFIAAIVLAVIAIAASGFWWYLRKKEKGKHPSVEMSGSTAATNSTSEKPASGQNNDGEFYPVLESVYSEDGENHVKSTDENKGPDQESAEVEYTEVEVSTPDPCRAPVKKGTDTVYSDIRKANNDSGGNRHSRIEGSPDAT